A genomic stretch from Thermosipho affectus includes:
- a CDS encoding YciI family protein, whose amino-acid sequence MLIFEATDLDEATEIANNYPIIKRKLYTYKLFEWELVVLSNKNGY is encoded by the coding sequence ATGCTTATTTTTGAAGCAACAGATTTAGATGAAGCTACTGAAATTGCAAACAATTATCCTATAATAAAAAGAAAATTGTATACTTATAAACTGTTTGAGTGGGAGTTAGTTGTTCTTTCTAATAAAAACGGTTATTGA
- a CDS encoding S41 family peptidase, with amino-acid sequence MKKSLKVLIVLFLTSVVFISSIFAAKIEPEKLQRDFEFIIALLKEAYIDPNGLVKSPEFAEIVDDVRRKLNKPMDSFEFFKAVSPIFHYLNDYHCSIELPISNDSQIFPMTLYVIDNNIYVVFSLIENIPIKSKVLAIDGIPSAQIIKEFEQYTITKDNSSRKEHEISRYINLIPSFWNKKSAEIEFEYNGSIKRKNIKAITMKEYRRKVQESKKSKLPYEFERKGNIGILRIGSFSIKGNLFVDFREFLNTVFRENKDMTDLVVDIRRNFGGKPQSVIEVLGHFVNKELSVKRRVKVKNSKYNIQALAGIGVRYDTNTDGRVIETTYSWIITPRSPVFNGKVWVLVDNGIASAAITFASIVQSYGIGRIIGERPIYSSHFTMGGINHYLPNMKIYVYIPAAITSYSSPNRVIPDYELTMTTEERLEWLTGVSDLVLEKVIKIIKNK; translated from the coding sequence ATGAAAAAATCTTTGAAAGTGTTAATAGTTCTTTTTTTAACAAGTGTTGTTTTTATTTCCTCGATATTTGCAGCCAAAATTGAACCAGAAAAACTTCAAAGAGATTTTGAATTTATTATTGCCCTTCTAAAAGAAGCGTACATTGATCCAAATGGACTGGTTAAAAGCCCAGAATTTGCAGAGATCGTTGATGATGTAAGAAGAAAACTTAACAAACCTATGGATAGTTTTGAATTTTTTAAAGCGGTTTCTCCTATTTTCCATTACCTGAATGATTACCATTGTAGTATTGAACTTCCCATTTCGAATGATTCTCAAATCTTTCCAATGACTCTTTATGTTATAGATAATAATATCTACGTTGTTTTTTCATTGATCGAGAATATACCAATAAAATCAAAAGTTTTGGCGATTGATGGCATCCCATCAGCACAAATAATAAAGGAGTTTGAGCAGTACACCATTACAAAAGATAACTCTTCTCGGAAAGAACATGAAATTTCCCGATATATCAACTTGATACCGAGTTTTTGGAATAAAAAAAGTGCGGAAATAGAATTTGAATATAACGGCTCTATAAAAAGAAAAAATATAAAGGCTATAACAATGAAAGAATATAGAAGAAAAGTTCAAGAATCTAAGAAATCAAAATTACCCTACGAATTTGAAAGAAAAGGAAATATAGGGATATTAAGAATAGGGAGTTTTAGCATCAAAGGCAATTTATTTGTCGATTTCAGAGAATTTCTGAACACAGTTTTTAGAGAAAATAAAGACATGACAGATCTGGTTGTAGATATAAGAAGAAACTTCGGTGGTAAACCACAAAGCGTAATTGAAGTATTAGGCCATTTCGTAAATAAAGAACTTTCTGTGAAACGTAGAGTTAAAGTTAAAAACTCCAAGTACAACATACAAGCTTTGGCAGGAATAGGAGTTCGTTATGATACAAACACCGATGGAAGAGTAATTGAAACAACTTATTCGTGGATTATAACTCCAAGAAGTCCTGTATTTAATGGAAAAGTATGGGTACTTGTCGATAACGGTATAGCTTCAGCTGCAATAACTTTTGCCAGTATTGTTCAAAGTTATGGAATAGGAAGAATAATAGGAGAAAGACCAATTTATTCCTCACATTTTACAATGGGTGGTATTAATCATTATTTGCCAAATATGAAAATTTATGTTTACATTCCAGCTGCAATCACATCTTACTCCTCACCTAACAGAGTAATACCAGATTACGAACTTACAATGACAACGGAAGAGAGACTTGAGTGGTTGACAGGAGTTTCTGATCTTGTTCTTGAAAAAGTAATAAAAATAATTAAGAATAAATAA
- a CDS encoding radical SAM/SPASM domain-containing protein — translation MEFKLISRFGKHLLFLPEHLLLFEIDEELFSFFENKSTLPESIKKEIFKYLPIKQKNELTKTVEEKYDINAIVLTVSHECNLNCKYCYGNNGTYGNPGVMDFETAKRAIETFFDKGQSNVGITFFGGEPLLNFKLIKQVTKFAKEYIGRNVKFGMTTNGILIKDDVACFLTNNDFSVLISLDGDQFYNDKLRYTKAGKGTHNTILNSIKKLLLYNTNGRVSIRATLTSINNDLIELVGYFSSLDLPFTIQLVTTNDENLRPTFEELSSKINDFGKYITDLVRDRNYKQAFKKTFGWMNLAITVVHGKNKRFYPCGGGRKVLVVNPMGDVYICHRMDGNNNGKVGNIFEDTRKDIIENTRRLFSEKLYTVDHLQDCSNCWAKYICGGRCYHESLITANEWNTVDKLSCHFKKKLFELGLVIYAYLPDKLKDNFSKANKSEVVS, via the coding sequence ATGGAATTTAAACTCATAAGTCGCTTTGGAAAACATCTTCTTTTTTTGCCTGAGCATTTGTTGTTGTTTGAGATTGATGAAGAGTTATTTTCATTTTTTGAAAACAAAAGTACTTTGCCAGAATCTATAAAAAAGGAAATATTTAAATACTTACCAATTAAACAAAAAAATGAGTTGACGAAAACGGTTGAAGAAAAGTATGATATTAATGCAATAGTTCTAACAGTATCTCATGAATGTAATTTAAATTGCAAATATTGTTATGGAAACAACGGAACTTATGGTAATCCAGGAGTCATGGATTTTGAAACTGCTAAAAGAGCAATTGAAACTTTTTTTGATAAGGGTCAATCAAATGTGGGAATTACATTTTTCGGAGGAGAACCTCTGCTGAACTTTAAACTTATAAAACAAGTTACGAAATTTGCAAAAGAATATATTGGAAGAAATGTAAAATTTGGAATGACAACCAATGGAATTTTGATAAAAGATGATGTTGCATGTTTTCTGACAAATAATGATTTTAGTGTTCTGATAAGCTTAGATGGAGATCAATTTTACAATGATAAATTGCGTTACACAAAAGCTGGTAAAGGCACACATAATACTATCTTAAATAGTATTAAAAAATTATTATTGTATAACACAAATGGTAGAGTTAGTATTCGTGCTACGTTAACTTCTATAAATAACGATTTGATTGAATTAGTTGGATACTTTTCTTCTTTAGATTTACCATTCACAATTCAATTAGTTACAACAAATGATGAAAATTTAAGACCAACTTTCGAAGAATTATCTTCGAAAATTAATGATTTTGGAAAATATATTACAGATCTGGTTAGAGATAGAAATTACAAACAAGCTTTTAAAAAGACATTTGGATGGATGAACCTTGCAATAACTGTTGTTCATGGTAAAAATAAAAGATTTTATCCGTGTGGCGGTGGTAGAAAAGTTTTGGTTGTAAATCCAATGGGTGATGTTTACATTTGCCATAGAATGGATGGAAACAATAACGGCAAGGTTGGAAATATATTTGAAGATACTCGTAAGGACATTATTGAAAATACAAGAAGATTATTTTCAGAGAAGCTCTATACTGTGGATCACTTACAAGATTGTTCTAACTGCTGGGCAAAATATATTTGTGGTGGTAGATGTTATCATGAATCACTGATTACGGCTAATGAATGGAATACCGTTGATAAGCTCAGTTGCCATTTTAAGAAAAAATTGTTTGAATTGGGATTAGTAATATATGCTTATTTACCTGATAAATTAAAAGATAATTTTTCAAAAGCAAACAAATCAGAAGTAGTTTCATAA
- a CDS encoding nucleotidyl transferase AbiEii/AbiGii toxin family protein: MHKLILEKENVLEKILELDIFHEFYLAGGTSLLLKYNHRPPLDFDFYLFPTEKFKLELYEKELLKNLNLCIEILKLLFLYLMG, translated from the coding sequence ATGCACAAATTAATTTTAGAGAAAGAGAATGTTTTAGAAAAAATACTGGAATTAGACATTTTCCATGAGTTTTATCTTGCAGGTGGTACTTCTCTTCTTTTAAAATATAATCATAGACCACCCTTGGATTTCGATTTTTATCTTTTTCCAACCGAAAAATTCAAACTTGAACTATATGAAAAAGAGTTACTTAAGAACTTAAATTTGTGTATAGAGATACTCAAACTCTTATTTTTGTACTTAATGGGGTAA
- a CDS encoding S41 family peptidase, with protein MKNIQKWISILLLLFAMISFNQQLFSPEELQKDFEIYINYILKSGIDPFEFVSQEKFYSEVNRIKGQLNKPMTKGEFFKTVAPIIHIFSDGHYGVFFNITPDILVMPFEPVVVGNRLFVKNSLVTELENKVEILKIDDRNVEEIINDLKLFLPKISSDVLFKHLEDLIKLFPEIEDKNNFKVLIKTNDIKKVIKVNAIKFEEAIKKKKELYPEEWKKRKLSFERRRDIGILKISTFMYSYRWLTYYKEFLNKTFSENEDLSDLIIDLRGNSGGFLDNVWELFKYLTQNPLQIYLVGYTCKNIPLSNGKIKRTLEKYELNPKILPARHNFNGKIWLLVNNRMFSAAVVATYFFKKLNVGKIIGKRPREPVNSLGAALGKYILPNTKILVLIPGGYYKVTDNPKIEVDYEKELTEEEEIDYLLGENDVMLDYAFEIINKNTKGGGEK; from the coding sequence ATGAAAAATATACAAAAATGGATTTCAATCTTATTATTACTGTTTGCTATGATAAGTTTTAATCAACAATTATTTTCTCCTGAAGAATTACAAAAAGATTTTGAAATTTATATAAACTACATACTAAAATCAGGGATTGATCCATTTGAATTTGTATCTCAGGAAAAGTTTTATTCAGAAGTTAACAGAATAAAGGGACAACTTAACAAGCCTATGACAAAAGGCGAGTTTTTTAAAACTGTTGCTCCTATAATACATATTTTTAGCGATGGACATTATGGGGTATTTTTCAATATTACACCAGATATATTAGTAATGCCATTTGAACCAGTGGTGGTAGGTAATAGATTATTTGTGAAAAATTCACTTGTGACTGAGTTAGAAAATAAGGTAGAGATCTTGAAAATCGATGATAGGAATGTAGAAGAAATAATTAATGATTTGAAACTGTTTTTACCAAAAATTTCCTCAGATGTACTTTTCAAACATTTGGAGGATTTAATTAAACTCTTTCCAGAAATTGAAGATAAAAATAATTTCAAAGTGTTGATAAAAACCAATGATATAAAAAAAGTAATAAAAGTAAATGCCATTAAATTTGAAGAGGCAATTAAAAAGAAAAAAGAATTATATCCAGAGGAATGGAAAAAAAGAAAATTATCGTTTGAAAGAAGAAGAGATATTGGAATATTAAAAATAAGTACGTTTATGTATAGTTATAGATGGTTAACATATTACAAAGAATTTTTGAACAAAACATTCAGTGAAAATGAAGACTTATCAGATTTAATAATAGATTTAAGAGGAAATTCTGGGGGATTTTTAGACAATGTGTGGGAGCTTTTCAAATATTTAACCCAAAATCCTTTACAAATATACTTAGTAGGGTACACCTGCAAGAATATACCGTTAAGTAACGGAAAAATAAAAAGAACCTTAGAAAAATACGAATTAAATCCAAAAATACTTCCTGCAAGACACAATTTCAACGGAAAGATATGGCTTCTTGTAAATAATAGAATGTTTTCAGCGGCAGTTGTAGCTACATACTTTTTTAAAAAGCTAAACGTAGGAAAAATAATAGGCAAAAGACCAAGGGAACCTGTTAATTCTCTTGGTGCTGCACTGGGAAAATATATTTTACCAAATACGAAAATATTAGTACTTATACCAGGTGGATATTACAAAGTTACAGACAACCCAAAAATAGAGGTGGATTATGAAAAAGAATTAACCGAAGAGGAAGAAATAGATTATTTGCTTGGAGAAAATGATGTAATGTTAGATTATGCTTTTGAAATTATAAATAAAAACACAAAAGGAGGAGGGGAAAAATGA
- a CDS encoding radical SAM/SPASM domain-containing protein produces MEFKLINHFGKYLLFLPENLLLLEIDEEISHQIKDNDFLPPNIVSVVKPFIDNKICSFNSINFKPQLLVLTVSHMCNLKCVYCYAEEGTYHSKGLMNLETAKKAIEMFYEKGQSNVGISFFGGEPLINFSVIKKVVNFANSYLGKNIRFAITTNGTIITPEIATFFRKNNFSITLSLDGNQKLNDKLRLKKNKKGTYEDIIKAIEILHSSYKNDIFKKILLRATLTSKNDDFTNLMEFFSTLTIPFTVFLVSTNDNKLKPRIDELLNSIDIYTDKMIKLLKERNFDKFQKKLPNIIWMFLKILHTRQKRYYPCGAGRKVVVVNPKGDVYVCHRFDGTFTGKVGNVLKDNKIKIFKIIEETIMEKIKKVDILKECQSCFARYICGGQCYYESGIIDKKNYKLNKDYCRFVRKLVETSIALYSYIPEKLKKILIQRRR; encoded by the coding sequence ATGGAGTTCAAACTTATAAATCATTTTGGAAAATATCTTCTTTTTCTGCCAGAAAACTTATTACTACTTGAAATTGATGAAGAAATTAGCCATCAAATAAAAGATAACGATTTTTTACCACCAAATATAGTTAGTGTAGTTAAACCGTTTATAGATAATAAGATATGCAGCTTTAATAGTATTAATTTTAAACCACAGTTATTAGTGTTAACAGTTTCACATATGTGTAATCTTAAATGCGTTTATTGCTATGCAGAAGAAGGAACTTATCATTCTAAAGGTTTAATGAATCTGGAAACAGCTAAGAAAGCTATAGAAATGTTTTATGAAAAAGGGCAATCAAACGTTGGAATCTCTTTTTTTGGAGGAGAACCGCTCATTAATTTTAGTGTTATCAAGAAAGTTGTAAATTTTGCAAACAGTTATTTAGGAAAAAATATTAGATTTGCTATAACAACGAATGGCACTATCATTACACCGGAAATAGCTACGTTTTTTAGAAAAAATAACTTTTCAATTACATTAAGTCTGGATGGAAACCAAAAATTGAACGATAAATTGAGACTAAAAAAGAACAAGAAAGGAACCTATGAAGATATTATAAAAGCAATTGAAATTTTACATTCGTCATATAAAAACGACATATTTAAAAAAATATTGCTTCGGGCCACTTTAACATCAAAAAATGATGATTTTACTAACTTAATGGAGTTTTTTTCTACGTTAACAATTCCATTTACTGTTTTCTTAGTTTCAACAAATGATAATAAATTAAAACCGAGAATAGATGAACTGTTAAATAGCATAGATATTTATACAGATAAAATGATAAAACTTTTAAAAGAAAGAAATTTTGATAAATTTCAAAAAAAGTTACCAAATATAATCTGGATGTTTTTAAAAATTTTACATACTAGGCAAAAAAGGTATTACCCATGTGGAGCAGGTAGAAAAGTTGTAGTAGTGAATCCTAAAGGAGATGTTTATGTTTGTCATAGGTTTGATGGAACTTTTACTGGCAAAGTTGGGAACGTGTTAAAAGACAATAAAATAAAGATTTTTAAAATTATTGAAGAAACAATCATGGAAAAAATTAAAAAGGTAGATATTTTAAAAGAATGTCAAAGTTGCTTTGCAAGATATATTTGTGGAGGTCAATGTTATTACGAATCTGGAATAATTGATAAAAAGAATTATAAATTAAACAAAGATTATTGTAGGTTTGTTCGAAAACTTGTTGAAACATCTATTGCCTTATACTCATACATTCCCGAAAAGCTGAAAAAAATTCTAATTCAAAGGAGAAGATAA
- a CDS encoding ABC transporter ATP-binding protein: MKLFSILSNKEVKELLDYTKKYVSYQKTIFILAPILLIVGSISPFLVRFLFDNIIQNAYFSKLPLFVLLFIFVKGAERFLSVIVNYNFRKCGNLIVRDEQTSFVKKILRLPVRTISGNNTGDILSRATSDIPVFSQVVSTAMPGIVLNVISLVVFSGILIYLSWQLAIVVFATIPFYNLSINSFNRLLKNFSKLEREKNSEVIEGIRERIEGALTIKRFGKFDYFVSSLKEKIDDWVKISNKYNLFMQSIEDFLVFIKDICPIIVLSFGGYLVMKGNITLGTLVGFYSFMNWIYEPIRVLSHFFVSLQSSTPVFKRIKEVYEMKEETSGKETIKNVDEIEFKGVDFSYNSNYVLKKLNFKVTSGERVAIAGLSGSGKSTMLSLMTRFYEPTNGSILINKKDIKRYTLESLRKNIIVVKQNDFLFNMSVKENIILDGNFSEEEFIKAVKIARVDKFVNELENGYKTLIGERGKKLSDGQRQRIAIARAIIRKPQVLVLDEATSGIDSKTEEEIFENLFKLDMTIVIVSHRLSTIKKAGKIFIIENGQFICDGTHEELLNKCSKYKQIIQAQLIG; the protein is encoded by the coding sequence ATGAAACTTTTTTCGATTTTATCAAATAAAGAAGTGAAAGAACTTTTAGATTACACAAAGAAGTATGTAAGTTATCAAAAAACTATTTTTATATTAGCTCCGATTTTACTTATTGTTGGTTCAATTAGTCCGTTTCTTGTCAGATTTTTGTTTGATAATATAATCCAAAATGCGTATTTTTCAAAACTTCCATTATTTGTATTATTATTCATTTTTGTAAAAGGAGCGGAGAGATTTCTTTCAGTTATTGTGAATTATAATTTTAGAAAATGTGGAAATCTAATAGTTAGAGATGAACAAACAAGTTTTGTTAAAAAAATTCTTCGCTTACCAGTTCGAACTATCTCTGGAAATAATACAGGTGATATACTTTCAAGAGCAACTTCAGATATTCCTGTTTTTTCTCAGGTAGTAAGTACAGCTATGCCAGGTATTGTTTTAAATGTCATATCACTGGTTGTTTTTAGTGGAATACTTATTTATTTGAGCTGGCAACTTGCAATAGTTGTATTTGCAACTATACCTTTTTATAACCTATCTATCAATAGTTTTAACAGGCTTTTAAAAAATTTTTCTAAGTTGGAACGCGAAAAGAATAGTGAGGTTATAGAAGGAATACGTGAAAGAATAGAAGGAGCATTAACCATAAAACGCTTTGGTAAATTTGATTATTTTGTAAGCAGCTTAAAAGAGAAAATAGACGATTGGGTAAAAATAAGTAATAAATATAATTTGTTTATGCAATCAATAGAAGATTTTTTAGTGTTTATAAAAGATATATGTCCAATAATAGTATTAAGTTTTGGTGGATATCTAGTTATGAAAGGAAATATAACTCTTGGTACTTTGGTAGGTTTTTATAGTTTCATGAACTGGATTTATGAACCAATAAGAGTTTTAAGTCACTTCTTTGTTTCACTTCAAAGTTCAACACCAGTTTTTAAAAGAATAAAAGAAGTATACGAAATGAAAGAAGAAACAAGCGGAAAAGAAACAATTAAAAATGTAGATGAGATCGAATTTAAAGGAGTTGACTTCTCATATAACAGCAATTATGTGTTAAAAAAATTGAATTTTAAAGTAACATCGGGTGAACGAGTTGCCATTGCTGGTTTAAGTGGTAGTGGAAAAAGTACGATGTTAAGTCTTATGACAAGATTTTATGAACCAACTAATGGGAGTATATTAATAAATAAAAAAGATATAAAAAGGTATACACTTGAATCTCTCAGAAAGAATATTATAGTAGTAAAACAAAACGATTTTCTTTTTAACATGAGTGTAAAAGAGAATATAATACTTGATGGTAATTTTAGTGAAGAAGAGTTCATAAAAGCAGTGAAAATAGCACGCGTGGATAAGTTTGTAAATGAACTTGAAAATGGATATAAAACATTGATTGGAGAACGTGGGAAAAAGTTATCAGATGGTCAAAGACAAAGAATAGCGATAGCAAGGGCAATAATTAGAAAACCACAAGTTCTTGTACTTGATGAAGCAACATCTGGAATAGATTCTAAAACTGAAGAAGAAATATTTGAAAATCTTTTCAAACTTGATATGACAATAGTAATTGTTTCCCATAGATTATCCACAATTAAAAAAGCAGGGAAAATATTTATCATAGAAAATGGACAATTTATATGTGATGGAACTCATGAGGAACTACTTAATAAATGCTCAAAGTATAAACAAATCATTCAAGCTCAACTTATTGGTTAA
- a CDS encoding ATP-binding protein has product MFIENNENILFVGTSGFGKTHLAVSLRIEKYRYSTYFIHFQELIAQLKKSSKRKQIRSKT; this is encoded by the coding sequence ATATTTATAGAAAATAATGAAAATATATTATTTGTAGGTACTTCAGGATTTGGTAAAACGCATCTTGCAGTTTCATTAAGAATAGAAAAATATAGATATTCAACATATTTTATACATTTCCAAGAATTAATAGCTCAATTGAAAAAAAGCTCTAAAAGAAAACAGATTAGAAGTAAGACTTAA
- a CDS encoding radical SAM protein — translation MKELEFIFKHLENIKSNFKLFYRKNDKGLLLHKPTLTLYVLDKQNFQFFKELLNKNEAQLREKFKKKDFELKDLKNTIEEIKKLVQYNSQKDKKTKKLERLALFIAQECPLECVYCYGKGGTYGKSEIMSLDILEKSINVFYSLYDKIETIQFFGGEPLVNIEGICKTIEILNKKIMRQQIIYMPKINIITGLGVSKKVVEKLILLLKKNNHFNYEIIVSFDGPKKIQNLLRPFKKGLPSYDRIVENLNILKEINQPKAIEVTYTKQHLIFGISHEDLKEFFKNEFDIEDILIRPVMSCDENLIIENDNTLKEIEKILERPYDLEYKLKEYISILINSKPTEYYCNAGISSVAISASGDIYPCQLVVGDSKFAFGSIQAPIKKIKENLKKWKVNIKF, via the coding sequence ATGAAAGAGCTTGAATTCATTTTTAAACATTTGGAAAACATAAAAAGTAATTTTAAGCTTTTTTATCGTAAAAATGATAAAGGTTTATTATTACATAAACCTACTCTAACATTATATGTTCTAGATAAACAAAATTTTCAATTTTTCAAAGAACTCTTAAACAAAAATGAAGCACAACTAAGAGAAAAATTTAAAAAAAAGGATTTTGAGCTGAAAGATTTAAAAAATACAATTGAAGAAATTAAAAAGCTTGTTCAATATAACAGTCAAAAAGATAAAAAAACAAAAAAATTAGAAAGATTAGCACTTTTTATTGCGCAAGAATGTCCGCTAGAATGTGTTTATTGTTATGGGAAAGGAGGAACATATGGAAAATCAGAAATAATGAGTTTGGATATTTTAGAAAAATCGATTAACGTATTTTATTCACTCTATGACAAAATTGAAACTATTCAATTTTTTGGTGGAGAACCATTAGTAAACATAGAAGGAATATGTAAGACAATCGAAATTTTAAATAAAAAAATAATGAGACAACAAATAATTTATATGCCGAAAATTAATATAATAACTGGGCTGGGAGTTTCAAAAAAAGTAGTTGAGAAATTGATATTATTACTTAAGAAAAATAATCATTTTAATTATGAAATAATTGTGAGCTTTGATGGTCCAAAAAAGATACAGAATCTATTACGACCTTTTAAAAAAGGATTACCATCATATGATAGGATAGTTGAAAATCTTAATATTTTAAAAGAAATAAATCAACCAAAAGCAATAGAAGTTACTTATACAAAGCAACATTTAATATTTGGAATTAGTCACGAAGATTTAAAAGAATTTTTTAAGAATGAATTTGATATTGAAGATATTTTAATTAGACCTGTAATGAGCTGCGATGAGAATTTAATTATAGAAAATGATAATACTTTAAAGGAAATAGAAAAAATATTAGAAAGACCTTATGATTTGGAATATAAACTGAAAGAATATATAAGTATTTTGATCAATTCCAAACCTACAGAATATTATTGTAATGCTGGAATATCCAGTGTTGCTATATCAGCTTCTGGCGATATATATCCTTGTCAATTAGTTGTTGGAGATTCCAAATTTGCTTTTGGTAGTATTCAAGCTCCAATAAAAAAAATAAAAGAAAATCTAAAAAAATGGAAAGTAAATATAAAATTTTAA